From a region of the Myroides sp. JBRI-B21084 genome:
- the pgi gene encoding glucose-6-phosphate isomerase, with protein sequence MPLLKINPTETLSWQKLQQHFYDIQFVKMQQLFCENKNRANEFHIQWNDFLVDFSKNRINATTIDLLVELANEVNLKVGIDALVNGAFINETENRKVLHTNLRKLSTTENAEVHDALNKMQHFTQNVINGTLKGSTGLAFTDVINIGIGGSDLGPKLVTEALENYKNHLNIHYISNIDNDSIQTLKNKLNPETTLIIIVSKSFTTLETISNANIFKDWLLQNNLKTQHHLVAVSSNIPEAVAYGVESVNIFPMWDYVGGRYSLWSAVGLSTALAIGFNQFKQLLDGANEMDNHFTNTPFKHNIPVILALISIWYNNFFCFETEAVIPYVDKLKMLPAYLQQVVMESNGKNVDRNGDTVNYETGNIIWGEVGTNSQHAFFQLFHQGTKIIPTDFIGFVNAFTPSDLHDLLMANFFAQTEALMNGKEGNYHTNDSNDKNAVYKDFKGNRPSNTILINKLTPKTLGSLLALYEHKTFVQGYIWNIYSFDQFGVEYGKVLANNIKAELNNQDIKNHDCSTTFLLNHYLKNKK encoded by the coding sequence ATGCCCTTATTAAAGATAAATCCTACCGAAACACTTTCTTGGCAAAAGCTACAACAACATTTTTACGATATTCAATTTGTAAAAATGCAACAACTTTTTTGCGAAAATAAAAACAGAGCCAATGAATTTCACATTCAATGGAACGATTTTTTAGTTGATTTCTCTAAAAATCGCATCAATGCAACAACAATAGATTTGTTGGTTGAACTTGCAAATGAAGTAAACCTAAAAGTGGGGATTGATGCTTTAGTGAATGGAGCATTTATAAACGAAACAGAAAATCGTAAAGTTTTACATACCAACTTGCGTAAACTAAGCACAACTGAAAATGCTGAAGTGCACGATGCTTTAAACAAAATGCAACATTTTACTCAAAATGTAATAAACGGCACTTTAAAAGGCTCAACTGGTTTAGCTTTTACCGATGTAATTAATATTGGCATTGGAGGATCGGATTTAGGACCAAAATTGGTAACCGAAGCACTAGAAAATTACAAAAATCATTTAAATATTCATTACATTTCTAATATTGATAACGATAGTATTCAAACTTTAAAAAACAAATTAAATCCTGAAACTACATTAATTATTATTGTATCAAAATCGTTTACAACGTTAGAAACCATAAGTAATGCCAACATTTTTAAAGATTGGTTGTTACAAAATAATTTAAAAACGCAACACCATTTAGTTGCCGTTTCATCAAACATACCCGAAGCGGTTGCATATGGTGTTGAAAGTGTAAACATTTTTCCTATGTGGGATTATGTAGGCGGACGCTATTCGTTATGGAGTGCAGTTGGTTTAAGCACGGCATTAGCCATAGGTTTTAATCAATTTAAACAACTTTTAGATGGCGCTAATGAAATGGACAACCATTTTACAAACACGCCTTTTAAACATAACATTCCGGTGATTTTAGCGCTTATTTCCATTTGGTACAATAACTTTTTTTGTTTTGAAACCGAAGCTGTTATTCCGTATGTTGATAAACTTAAAATGTTACCAGCCTATTTGCAACAAGTAGTAATGGAAAGTAATGGTAAAAACGTTGATAGAAATGGTGATACTGTAAATTATGAAACCGGAAATATTATTTGGGGCGAAGTTGGAACCAATTCACAACATGCTTTTTTTCAATTATTTCATCAAGGAACCAAAATTATACCAACCGATTTTATTGGTTTTGTAAACGCTTTTACTCCTAGTGATTTGCACGATTTACTTATGGCAAATTTCTTTGCACAAACCGAAGCATTAATGAACGGCAAAGAAGGAAATTACCATACAAACGATTCAAATGACAAAAACGCGGTTTATAAAGATTTTAAAGGTAATAGACCATCAAATACCATTTTAATAAACAAACTTACCCCTAAAACGTTAGGTAGTTTATTAGCCCTTTATGAACATAAAACTTTTGTACAAGGGTACATATGGAACATTTATAGTTTTGATCAATTTGGTGTAGAATACGGTAAAGTATTGGCCAATAATATAAAAGCCGAGCTAAATAATCAAGATATTAAGAATCATGATTGTTCTACCACCTTTTTATTAAATCATTACTTAAAAAATAAAAAGTAA
- a CDS encoding peptidoglycan DD-metalloendopeptidase family protein: protein MKFFKMISAIAIVSFLIACNKKTEDNKTEKAVTVKKETKPEFAYGFSLKEYHVERDTVERGDNLGMILARHNYDATEIYDIVQKVKTTFDLRNIKAGKTFTLLKSKEAISKLQVLIYEPNKLGFQVIDFRDSIHAYTVNYPVSYKTRTVAGEIDGSLSTSIQNQGLDPGLAVALAKRFAWTVDFFKFKKGDQFALAVKEKYINDSIYVGTEEILGAYFKYDGKDVYGFPYKQPGDTETQFFDENGKQMRTMFLKSPLKYFTITSKFSKNRFHPVQKRFKAHNGTDYAAPHGTPIMTTAAGVVVETGRTSGNGNYVKVKHDGMYTTQYLHMSKILVKRGQRVNQGQIIGKVGSTGLATGPHVCYRFWKNGVQVDPLKQKLPTAIAMNNNNLAQYLTKIKPIKSNLDKMLKAKFNK from the coding sequence ATGAAGTTTTTTAAAATGATATCGGCTATTGCCATCGTTTCTTTTTTAATAGCTTGCAATAAAAAAACAGAAGATAATAAAACTGAAAAAGCTGTTACCGTTAAAAAAGAAACTAAACCCGAATTCGCATATGGTTTTTCGTTAAAAGAATACCATGTAGAACGCGATACGGTTGAACGTGGCGATAATTTAGGTATGATTTTAGCTCGACATAATTACGATGCAACCGAAATTTATGATATTGTTCAAAAGGTAAAAACCACTTTTGACCTTAGAAATATTAAAGCAGGCAAAACTTTTACACTTTTAAAATCAAAAGAAGCTATTTCTAAATTGCAAGTTTTGATTTACGAACCCAATAAGTTAGGCTTTCAGGTAATTGATTTTCGCGATTCAATACACGCTTACACTGTAAATTACCCCGTAAGTTATAAAACGCGTACAGTTGCTGGCGAAATAGATGGATCTTTATCAACATCTATACAAAACCAAGGATTAGACCCCGGACTAGCAGTTGCATTAGCTAAACGTTTTGCATGGACCGTTGATTTTTTTAAATTTAAAAAAGGGGATCAATTTGCATTAGCTGTAAAAGAAAAATACATTAACGATTCTATTTACGTAGGAACCGAAGAAATACTTGGCGCCTATTTTAAGTACGATGGAAAAGATGTGTATGGTTTTCCGTACAAACAACCTGGCGATACCGAAACTCAATTTTTTGATGAAAATGGGAAACAAATGCGAACCATGTTTTTAAAATCGCCTTTAAAATACTTTACCATTACATCTAAATTTTCAAAAAACCGCTTTCATCCTGTACAAAAAAGATTTAAAGCGCATAATGGTACCGATTACGCTGCACCGCACGGCACTCCTATCATGACAACAGCCGCAGGCGTTGTAGTTGAAACAGGACGCACATCGGGCAACGGTAACTACGTAAAAGTAAAGCACGATGGCATGTATACCACCCAATATTTGCACATGTCTAAAATATTAGTAAAACGTGGACAACGTGTAAATCAGGGTCAAATAATTGGCAAAGTAGGTAGTACCGGCTTAGCAACTGGGCCTCATGTTTGTTATCGTTTTTGGAAAAATGGAGTACAAGTAGATCCGCTTAAACAAAAACTACCAACAGCCATAGCTATGAACAATAATAACTTAGCGCAATATTTAACAAAAATAAAACCAATAAAAAGCAATTTAGACAAAATGCTTAAAGCAAAATTTAATAAATAA
- a CDS encoding tryptophan 2,3-dioxygenase family protein: protein MEISNERLQKVNQLEDKFTKIDQKLDTHLEGLLWQKPITYWDYIQTDALLSLQIQRSTLPDEMVFIMYHQVNELLFKMILWEIEQVCFAENLTTTFFTDRLGRISRYFDMLTTSFTIMRDGMDTDQYLKFRNTLTPASGFQSAQYRLIEFASTDLINLIDARYRKTIDRNTPYENALEHMYWQAAGKDYATGKKSYLINEFEKKYKKEFVDFMQKYNTKNLWQTFKQLPEEDQNNEELRNAMRHYDKTVNITWVMGHFNAAKKYIESEAGPQEATGGSDWKKYMLPQYQRRIFFPELWSEEELANWGKDAL, encoded by the coding sequence ATGGAAATTTCAAACGAAAGACTACAAAAAGTAAACCAATTAGAAGATAAATTCACCAAAATTGATCAAAAATTAGACACACATTTAGAAGGTTTACTTTGGCAAAAACCAATTACTTATTGGGACTATATACAAACCGATGCCTTACTAAGTTTGCAAATTCAACGCAGTACGTTACCCGATGAAATGGTATTTATTATGTACCACCAAGTGAACGAACTGTTGTTTAAAATGATTCTTTGGGAAATTGAACAAGTTTGCTTTGCAGAAAACTTAACAACTACTTTTTTTACCGATCGTTTAGGAAGAATTTCACGTTATTTTGATATGCTTACCACATCGTTCACAATTATGCGCGATGGTATGGATACCGATCAATATCTTAAATTTAGAAACACTTTAACACCTGCAAGTGGTTTTCAAAGTGCTCAATACCGTTTAATTGAATTTGCTTCAACAGATTTAATTAATTTAATCGATGCTCGTTACCGCAAAACCATAGATCGCAACACCCCTTACGAAAACGCATTAGAACACATGTATTGGCAAGCAGCTGGTAAAGATTATGCTACCGGAAAAAAATCGTATCTAATTAATGAATTCGAAAAAAAATACAAAAAAGAATTCGTTGATTTCATGCAAAAATACAACACCAAAAACCTTTGGCAAACCTTTAAACAGTTACCCGAAGAAGATCAAAACAATGAAGAATTACGCAACGCAATGCGTCATTACGATAAAACTGTTAATATAACTTGGGTAATGGGCCACTTTAATGCTGCTAAAAAATACATTGAAAGCGAAGCTGGTCCGCAAGAAGCAACCGGTGGTAGCGATTGGAAAAAATACATGCTACCGCAATACCAACGAAGAATTTTCTTCCCTGAATTATGGAGCGAAGAAGAATTAGCTAATTGGGGAAAAGACGCCTTGTAA
- a CDS encoding DUF3108 domain-containing protein, with product MKNHLLTIILLFTTALAIGQNNAFKAGEFFKFQVSYGFINAGITTLELKETTYNGKKVFHAKGDGYTTGFSKTFFKVKDDYQSYFDVETGLPYRFVRKINEGGYTKNQEGFINQNNKTVLLKDYKAKTQKTYNVPHNVQDVISAFYYLRNHDKINNIKVGETISIDMFFDDETFKFKLKFMGYEKIKTKFGTINSMKFRPYVMAGRVFKEQESLTLWVSNDENKVPLKIQASLLVGSLKAELIQYKNIKTNLKLIK from the coding sequence ATGAAAAACCATTTATTAACAATAATTCTACTATTTACCACCGCATTAGCAATTGGTCAAAACAATGCTTTTAAAGCAGGTGAATTTTTTAAATTTCAAGTATCGTACGGCTTTATTAACGCTGGTATCACTACTTTAGAATTAAAAGAAACTACATACAACGGCAAAAAAGTATTCCACGCAAAAGGCGACGGGTATACAACTGGCTTTTCTAAAACATTTTTTAAAGTTAAAGACGATTACCAAAGTTATTTTGATGTAGAAACAGGTTTACCATACCGCTTTGTACGTAAAATAAATGAAGGAGGTTACACAAAAAACCAAGAAGGTTTTATTAACCAAAACAACAAAACTGTTCTTTTAAAAGATTATAAAGCTAAAACTCAAAAAACATATAATGTACCCCATAATGTACAAGATGTAATTTCGGCCTTTTATTATCTAAGGAACCATGACAAAATAAACAATATAAAGGTTGGAGAAACTATTTCAATTGATATGTTTTTTGATGACGAAACCTTTAAATTTAAATTAAAATTCATGGGTTATGAAAAAATAAAAACTAAATTTGGTACGATAAATTCAATGAAATTCCGTCCGTATGTTATGGCAGGACGTGTTTTTAAAGAACAAGAAAGTTTAACACTTTGGGTATCAAATGATGAAAATAAAGTACCTTTAAAAATTCAAGCAAGTTTGCTTGTTGGTTCTTTAAAAGCAGAATTAATTCAATACAAAAACATTAAAACCAATTTAAAACTAATAAAATAA
- a CDS encoding homogentisate 1,2-dioxygenase — protein sequence MPIYHKLGEIPHKRHIQFRKPNGELYYEQLFGTVGFDGMSTNMYHNYRPTMVKEIKNQYSVAPKIAKENNIQSYRLRGFNVLPENDYLQSRKIVLTNSDCHIVLAAPKKSTTDYFYKNTDSDEVIFIHKGTGKLRTMLGNLTFKYGDYLVIPRGMIYKIDFDTEDNRLFIVESHRPVYTPKQYRNWFGQLLEHSPFCERDIRRPEELETHDEKGEFLIKIKKKDEIFDIVYASHPFDVVGYDGYNYPYAFSIHDFEPITGRIHLPPPIHQTFETDAFVICSFVPRMYDYHPQSIPAPYNHSNIDADEVLYYVDGDFMSRNDIEAGHISLHPAGIPHGPHPGAAERSIGKVDTQELAVMVDTFKPLMVTEEAMKIADDKYYLSWLE from the coding sequence ATGCCTATATATCATAAATTAGGAGAAATTCCACATAAACGCCATATACAATTTCGTAAACCTAACGGTGAATTGTATTACGAACAACTTTTTGGCACTGTTGGTTTTGATGGTATGTCTACAAACATGTATCATAACTACCGCCCAACCATGGTTAAAGAAATTAAAAACCAATATTCGGTTGCGCCAAAAATTGCCAAAGAAAACAATATTCAATCGTATCGTTTACGTGGTTTTAATGTATTGCCGGAAAACGATTATTTACAAAGTAGAAAAATTGTTTTAACCAATAGCGATTGCCACATTGTTTTGGCTGCACCTAAAAAATCAACCACTGATTATTTTTATAAAAATACCGATTCTGACGAAGTTATCTTTATTCACAAAGGTACCGGAAAGTTAAGAACCATGTTAGGAAACTTAACTTTTAAATACGGTGATTATTTAGTGATTCCGCGTGGAATGATTTACAAAATTGATTTTGACACCGAAGACAACCGCTTATTTATTGTAGAATCGCACAGACCTGTGTACACACCAAAGCAATACCGCAACTGGTTTGGGCAATTATTAGAACACTCGCCTTTTTGCGAACGCGATATTCGTAGACCTGAAGAATTAGAAACGCACGACGAAAAAGGAGAATTCTTAATAAAAATTAAAAAGAAAGACGAAATTTTCGATATCGTTTACGCTTCACACCCATTTGATGTGGTAGGTTACGATGGTTACAATTACCCGTATGCATTCTCAATCCACGATTTTGAACCAATTACAGGTAGAATTCACTTACCGCCACCAATTCATCAAACTTTTGAAACAGATGCTTTTGTTATTTGTTCATTTGTACCGCGTATGTATGACTACCATCCGCAATCAATCCCTGCACCATACAACCACAGTAATATTGATGCCGACGAAGTTTTATACTATGTAGATGGCGATTTTATGAGTCGTAATGATATTGAAGCAGGCCATATTTCATTACACCCTGCAGGTATTCCACACGGACCACACCCTGGCGCTGCAGAAAGAAGTATTGGTAAAGTAGATACCCAAGAATTAGCCGTAATGGTTGATACTTTTAAACCCTTAATGGTTACAGAAGAAGCAATGAAAATTGCCGATGATAAATATTATTTATCTTGGCTTGAATAG
- a CDS encoding patatin-like phospholipase family protein: MLKTLITNLLIISFGFAAYCQQKPKVGLVLSGGGAKGLAHIGVLKVLEQQGVKVDYIAGTSMGAIIGGLYASGYTANQIDSIFNTVDSDALLQDYIPRNSKSFYEKRNDEIYALQLPFNDFKIGSPVALSKGMYNYNLMHKLLAHVRFENDFTKLPIPFLCVATDVVTGEAVVLEKGNLAQSILASGAFPSLYTPVEINDRLLIDGGVVNNYPIEELQKKGVDIIIGVDVQDGIKNRNDIKGVFDVLMQIANYSMYQGMNTKINQTNIYIKPDISNYSVVTFDKGSEIIQKGIDAANEKISELQKISSNHKKNKLPNYILNDDLPIKEVKFNHLKNYNKDYVFGKLGYFKNQCVSFNELKNGITNLNATQNFSSINYHFEKGNDEEGDYLVLNLKENTVNRFLKFGLHFDNLYKSAALVNITQKKLLFKNDVASFDFIFGDNLRYNFNYFIDNGLRWSFGAQSRFNKFKYNVLTNQKPIITDQFLKLETYNTAYTDLSNRLYVQSYYNNKFLVGLGLEHKFQIVDINNVNLTKNWLDKSHYASSFFTLVLDTYDNKYFPTKGLNFNTEVKHTFFSTNYNQNFEPFTQINAELGTVKTFFNKFSVEVKGDIGITVGSLPAPNLNYFLGGYGFQSLSNIKLFFGYDFLSLNANTYLKTALKVDYLFYKKHHINLTANYMHLQNAMFQYNDWFTQPLKSGYALGYGFQTVIGPLEIKQSYSPQVKTHFTWFSLGFWF, encoded by the coding sequence ATGCTTAAAACCTTAATAACAAATCTTCTAATAATAAGCTTTGGCTTTGCGGCTTATTGTCAGCAAAAACCTAAAGTAGGTTTGGTTTTAAGTGGCGGTGGTGCAAAAGGTTTAGCACACATTGGCGTTTTAAAGGTTTTAGAACAACAAGGCGTTAAAGTTGATTATATAGCTGGAACCAGCATGGGGGCTATTATTGGCGGTTTATATGCATCGGGGTACACTGCTAACCAAATAGACTCTATTTTTAATACGGTAGATTCTGATGCTTTACTTCAAGATTATATCCCAAGGAATTCAAAATCGTTTTACGAAAAACGAAACGATGAAATTTACGCATTACAATTACCCTTTAACGATTTTAAAATTGGCAGTCCTGTTGCGCTTTCAAAGGGTATGTACAATTACAATTTAATGCACAAACTTTTAGCACATGTTCGGTTTGAAAATGATTTCACAAAACTTCCCATTCCTTTTCTTTGTGTGGCTACCGATGTAGTTACTGGCGAAGCTGTGGTTTTAGAAAAAGGGAATTTAGCGCAAAGTATTTTAGCTAGTGGCGCATTTCCATCGTTGTACACACCCGTAGAAATTAACGATAGATTACTAATTGATGGTGGTGTGGTAAACAATTACCCAATTGAAGAACTGCAAAAAAAAGGAGTTGATATTATTATTGGGGTTGATGTACAAGATGGTATTAAAAACCGCAACGATATTAAAGGCGTTTTTGATGTACTTATGCAAATTGCCAATTACAGTATGTATCAAGGCATGAATACTAAAATCAATCAGACCAATATTTATATTAAACCAGATATTTCGAACTATTCTGTGGTTACATTTGATAAGGGTTCAGAAATTATTCAAAAGGGAATTGATGCCGCAAATGAAAAAATATCCGAATTACAAAAAATAAGCAGCAACCACAAAAAAAATAAACTTCCTAATTACATTTTAAACGATGATTTACCTATTAAAGAAGTTAAATTCAACCATTTAAAAAATTACAACAAAGATTACGTTTTTGGTAAACTAGGTTATTTTAAAAATCAATGTGTATCATTTAACGAATTAAAAAATGGCATTACAAACCTTAATGCTACACAAAATTTCAGCAGTATTAATTACCATTTTGAAAAAGGTAATGATGAAGAAGGCGATTACTTAGTTTTAAATTTAAAAGAAAATACCGTAAACCGCTTTTTAAAGTTTGGTTTGCATTTTGACAATCTTTACAAAAGTGCGGCATTGGTAAACATTACCCAAAAAAAATTACTTTTTAAGAACGATGTTGCTTCGTTTGATTTTATTTTTGGCGATAACTTACGATACAACTTTAACTATTTTATAGACAATGGATTAAGATGGAGTTTTGGGGCTCAAAGTCGTTTTAACAAATTCAAATACAACGTTTTAACCAATCAAAAACCAATTATAACAGATCAATTTTTAAAACTAGAAACTTATAATACAGCTTACACCGATTTATCTAACAGGTTGTATGTACAAAGTTACTACAACAACAAATTTTTAGTAGGTTTAGGGCTTGAACACAAGTTTCAAATTGTAGATATAAACAATGTAAATCTCACAAAAAACTGGTTAGATAAAAGTCATTACGCAAGTTCGTTTTTTACCCTTGTATTAGATACATATGACAATAAATACTTCCCTACAAAAGGTTTGAATTTTAATACCGAAGTAAAACACACTTTTTTTTCAACCAATTACAACCAAAATTTTGAACCTTTTACCCAAATAAATGCAGAATTAGGTACTGTAAAAACATTTTTTAATAAATTTTCGGTCGAAGTAAAAGGCGATATTGGCATTACCGTTGGTAGTTTACCAGCACCTAATCTTAATTACTTTTTAGGCGGTTACGGCTTTCAGTCATTAAGCAACATAAAACTTTTTTTTGGATACGATTTTTTAAGTTTAAACGCCAACACCTACTTAAAAACAGCACTAAAAGTTGATTATTTGTTTTACAAAAAACACCATATAAACTTAACGGCCAACTACATGCACTTACAAAACGCAATGTTTCAGTACAACGATTGGTTTACACAACCTTTAAAATCGGGGTATGCATTGGGGTATGGTTTTCAAACCGTAATTGGGCCACTAGAAATTAAACAATCGTATTCACCACAAGTAAAAACCCACTTTACTTGGTTTAGTTTAGGCTTTTGGTTTTAA
- a CDS encoding class I SAM-dependent rRNA methyltransferase: MEFEKVILKQGKEKSVLRKHPWIFSGAVYGVSSELEDGQMVDVTTYNGAHLATGFYSNKGSIAIRVLTFADEVFNDDFWKNKLVAAWQLRQNLLNSNETNAFRLIHGEGDGIPGLIIDFYNNNFVIQAHSSGIYFNIRKIADAIKECFPNFCETIYCKSAQTLPNTGTDFHLFGTNNETIAIENNIQFHVNWVEGQKTGFFLDQRENRKLLQRYSHGKKVLNTFCYTGGFSIYAMQAGASLVTSVDISEKAVKLAAQNMDLNFANSNHQAIASDVFEFLKENKNKYEVIVLDPPAFAKNIKSKHTATQAYKRLNIAGLKTISKGGFLFTFSCSQVIDDVLFYNTIAAAAIEAGRKVRVLHKLSQGPDHPVNMFHPEGSYLKGLVLYIED, encoded by the coding sequence ATGGAATTTGAAAAGGTTATATTAAAACAAGGAAAAGAAAAATCGGTTTTACGTAAACATCCTTGGATTTTTAGTGGAGCAGTTTATGGAGTTAGTAGTGAGTTAGAAGACGGCCAAATGGTTGATGTTACTACTTACAATGGTGCGCACTTAGCAACTGGTTTTTACAGCAACAAAGGTAGTATTGCAATACGCGTACTTACTTTTGCCGATGAGGTTTTTAACGATGATTTTTGGAAAAATAAACTAGTCGCTGCTTGGCAATTACGCCAAAACTTACTAAACAGCAACGAAACCAATGCTTTTAGATTAATTCATGGAGAAGGCGATGGAATTCCTGGTTTAATTATAGATTTTTATAACAATAATTTTGTTATTCAGGCACATTCATCAGGCATATACTTTAATATTCGTAAAATAGCTGATGCAATAAAAGAATGCTTTCCTAATTTTTGTGAAACTATTTACTGTAAAAGTGCACAAACTTTACCAAATACAGGTACCGATTTTCATTTATTTGGAACAAATAACGAAACCATTGCTATAGAAAACAATATACAATTTCATGTAAATTGGGTGGAAGGTCAAAAAACAGGTTTCTTTTTAGATCAACGCGAAAACAGAAAGCTTTTACAACGTTATTCACACGGTAAAAAAGTATTAAATACGTTTTGTTATACTGGCGGATTTTCTATTTATGCAATGCAAGCAGGTGCTAGTTTGGTAACATCTGTCGATATTTCTGAAAAAGCAGTAAAACTGGCTGCACAAAACATGGATTTAAATTTTGCAAATAGCAACCATCAAGCTATAGCTTCAGACGTGTTTGAATTTTTGAAAGAAAATAAAAATAAATACGAAGTAATTGTTTTAGATCCACCCGCATTTGCAAAAAACATAAAAAGTAAGCATACCGCAACCCAAGCATACAAGCGTTTAAACATTGCTGGTTTAAAAACTATTTCAAAAGGTGGCTTTTTATTTACTTTTTCATGTTCACAAGTAATAGACGATGTTCTTTTTTACAACACCATTGCTGCAGCAGCTATTGAAGCAGGTAGAAAAGTACGTGTTTTACATAAACTTTCACAAGGACCAGATCATCCTGTAAATATGTTTCACCCTGAAGGTTCTTATTTAAAAGGATTGGTGCTGTATATTGAAGATTAA
- the hppD gene encoding 4-hydroxyphenylpyruvate dioxygenase, with amino-acid sequence MSQELKSVEYGLEKIFEGAQDFLPLLGTDYVEFYVGNAKQAAHFYKTAFGFQSLAYAGLETGVKDRASYVLKQDKIRLVLTTALNSQSPIGEHVKKHGDGVKVIALWVEDARKSFEETTKRGAKPYFEPTVETDENGEVVRAGIYGAYGETVFVFVERKNYNGIFLPGYSEWKSDYNPEPVGLKFIDHMVGNTGWNRMNEAVKWFEDVMGFVNFLSFDDKQITTEYSALMSKVMSNGNGRIKFPINEPANGKKRSQIEEYLDFYEDEGVQHIAVATDDIIKTVADMRARGVEFLSTPPQAYYDAIPERLKDHMSKFKEDINELQKLGIMIDADEEGYLLQIFTKPVEDRPTLFFEIIQRMGAKGFGAGNFKALFESIEREQEKRGTL; translated from the coding sequence ATGTCACAAGAATTAAAGTCTGTAGAATACGGATTAGAAAAAATATTTGAAGGAGCACAAGATTTCTTACCTTTATTAGGTACAGATTATGTAGAATTTTACGTAGGAAACGCAAAACAAGCGGCACATTTTTATAAAACAGCATTTGGTTTTCAATCATTAGCTTACGCTGGTTTAGAAACAGGTGTTAAAGACAGAGCTTCGTATGTGTTAAAACAAGATAAAATACGTTTGGTTTTAACAACAGCTTTAAATTCACAGTCGCCAATTGGTGAACACGTTAAAAAACACGGCGATGGTGTAAAAGTAATTGCTTTATGGGTTGAAGATGCACGTAAATCATTCGAAGAAACTACTAAACGTGGTGCAAAACCTTATTTTGAACCAACTGTTGAAACCGATGAAAACGGTGAAGTTGTTCGTGCAGGTATATATGGTGCGTATGGCGAAACAGTGTTTGTTTTTGTAGAACGCAAAAACTACAACGGTATCTTTTTACCTGGTTATAGCGAATGGAAATCAGACTATAACCCAGAACCAGTTGGCTTAAAATTTATTGACCACATGGTTGGAAACACAGGTTGGAACCGTATGAACGAAGCGGTTAAATGGTTTGAAGATGTAATGGGATTTGTTAACTTTTTATCGTTTGATGATAAACAAATCACTACTGAATACTCTGCTTTAATGAGTAAAGTAATGAGTAACGGTAATGGCAGAATTAAATTCCCAATTAATGAACCTGCAAACGGTAAAAAACGTTCACAAATTGAAGAGTATTTAGATTTTTACGAAGACGAAGGTGTACAACACATTGCAGTTGCTACAGATGATATTATTAAAACTGTTGCCGATATGCGTGCAAGAGGAGTAGAATTTTTAAGCACACCTCCACAAGCATATTACGATGCAATTCCTGAAAGATTAAAAGATCATATGTCTAAATTTAAAGAAGATATTAACGAACTTCAAAAATTAGGAATTATGATTGATGCTGATGAAGAAGGTTATTTATTACAAATATTTACAAAACCTGTAGAAGACCGTCCAACTTTATTCTTTGAAATTATTCAACGTATGGGCGCTAAAGGTTTTGGTGCAGGTAACTTTAAAGCGTTATTTGAATCTATTGAAAGAGAACAAGAAAAAAGAGGTACTTTATAA